In Solanum pennellii chromosome 7, SPENNV200, the following are encoded in one genomic region:
- the LOC107024386 gene encoding probable serine/threonine-protein kinase WNK11 isoform X1 — protein sequence MVQSVDPDRESEPFIELDPTGRYGRYDELLGYGAVKKVYRAFDQEEGIEVAWNQVKLRNFMDDQQVIDRLYSEVRLLKTLKHKNIIALYSVWRDENRNTLNFITEVCTSGNLREYRKKHKHVSMKAVKKWSKQILKGLNYLHTHEPCVIHRDLNCSNVFINGNIGQVKIGDLGFATIVGKSHSAHSVLGTPEFMAPELYDEDYTELIDIYSFGMCVLEMVTLELPYSECDNVVKIYKKVISGVRPKAMDKVKDLEVKKFIEKCLAQPRVRPSASELLQDPFFNDINDDDENDDEEYTSNNYWHA from the exons ATG GTGCAGAGCGTGGATCCGGATCGGGAATCGGAGCCGTTCATTGAACTGGATCCGACGGGTAGATATGGGCGGTACGACGAGCTATTAGGTTATGGAGCAGTGAAGAAGGTGTACAGAGCATTTGATCAGGAAGAAGGGATTGAAGTAGCCTGGAACCAAGTGAAATTGCGTAATTTCATGGATGATCAACAGGTGATTGATAGGCTGTATTCGGAGGTTCGGCTATTGAAAACTCTAAAGCATAAGAATATAATTGCACTGTACTCTGTTTGGAGGGATGAAAATCGCAACACGTTGAATTTCATAACTGAGGTTTGTACCTCGGGTAATTTGAGAGAGTATAGGAAGAAACACAAACACGTATCGATGAAGGCAGTGAAGAAATGGTCTAAGCAGATTCTTAAGGGATTGAACTATTTGCATACTCATGAACCTTGTGTTATTCACAGGGATCTCAATTGCAGTAATGTCTTCATTAATGGCAATATTGGTCAG GTTAAGATTGGTGATTTGGGTTTTGCAACTATAGTAGGGAAGAGTCATTCAGCCCATTCGGTTCTTGGAACCCCAGAGTTCATGGCACCGGAGTTGTATGATGAGGATTACACTGAGCTGATTGATATCTACTCATTTGGGATGTGTGTTTTGGAGATGGTGACGTTGGaactaccttatagtgagtgtGATAACGTGGTAAAGATATACAAGAAGGTAATATCCGGAGTGAGGCCTAAGGCCATGGACAAGGTTAAAGATCTCGAGGTCAAGAAGTTCATCGAGAAGTGTCTTGCTCAGCCTAGGGTTAGACCCTCTGCTTCTGAACTCCTTCAAGACCCTTTCTTTAatgatattaatgatgatgacgAAAATGACGATGAAGAGTATACTAGTAACAACTATTGGCATGCTTAA
- the LOC107024386 gene encoding probable serine/threonine-protein kinase WNK11 isoform X2, whose product MSVDPDRESEPFIELDPTGRYGRYDELLGYGAVKKVYRAFDQEEGIEVAWNQVKLRNFMDDQQVIDRLYSEVRLLKTLKHKNIIALYSVWRDENRNTLNFITEVCTSGNLREYRKKHKHVSMKAVKKWSKQILKGLNYLHTHEPCVIHRDLNCSNVFINGNIGQVKIGDLGFATIVGKSHSAHSVLGTPEFMAPELYDEDYTELIDIYSFGMCVLEMVTLELPYSECDNVVKIYKKVISGVRPKAMDKVKDLEVKKFIEKCLAQPRVRPSASELLQDPFFNDINDDDENDDEEYTSNNYWHA is encoded by the exons ATG AGCGTGGATCCGGATCGGGAATCGGAGCCGTTCATTGAACTGGATCCGACGGGTAGATATGGGCGGTACGACGAGCTATTAGGTTATGGAGCAGTGAAGAAGGTGTACAGAGCATTTGATCAGGAAGAAGGGATTGAAGTAGCCTGGAACCAAGTGAAATTGCGTAATTTCATGGATGATCAACAGGTGATTGATAGGCTGTATTCGGAGGTTCGGCTATTGAAAACTCTAAAGCATAAGAATATAATTGCACTGTACTCTGTTTGGAGGGATGAAAATCGCAACACGTTGAATTTCATAACTGAGGTTTGTACCTCGGGTAATTTGAGAGAGTATAGGAAGAAACACAAACACGTATCGATGAAGGCAGTGAAGAAATGGTCTAAGCAGATTCTTAAGGGATTGAACTATTTGCATACTCATGAACCTTGTGTTATTCACAGGGATCTCAATTGCAGTAATGTCTTCATTAATGGCAATATTGGTCAG GTTAAGATTGGTGATTTGGGTTTTGCAACTATAGTAGGGAAGAGTCATTCAGCCCATTCGGTTCTTGGAACCCCAGAGTTCATGGCACCGGAGTTGTATGATGAGGATTACACTGAGCTGATTGATATCTACTCATTTGGGATGTGTGTTTTGGAGATGGTGACGTTGGaactaccttatagtgagtgtGATAACGTGGTAAAGATATACAAGAAGGTAATATCCGGAGTGAGGCCTAAGGCCATGGACAAGGTTAAAGATCTCGAGGTCAAGAAGTTCATCGAGAAGTGTCTTGCTCAGCCTAGGGTTAGACCCTCTGCTTCTGAACTCCTTCAAGACCCTTTCTTTAatgatattaatgatgatgacgAAAATGACGATGAAGAGTATACTAGTAACAACTATTGGCATGCTTAA
- the LOC107025850 gene encoding probable WRKY transcription factor 20, producing MEDSHSQQQQLHSTSEQQLRDGTNSSGGFRHNAAGSNGGAKYKLMTPAMLPISRSACITIPPGLSPSSFLESPVLLSNIKAEPSPTTGSFSKFQTVQGSGGAAAFLLTRGYASGNTYIERKASCIEYKYAGGSSSTSGSLATEHVISTGLNQQQNEPLKEVQDQCHPQLLVPSSLAKHEMETSKELSLSAPINVDASSKEESLYEPINVDAMNPRGQSSASMQGSHADHKDVLSVTSERSSDDGYNWRKYGQKLVKGSEFPRSYYKCTYPNCEVKKIFERSPEGQITEIVYKGSHDHPKPQLSRRFSPGALMSVQEDKCEKEACFRGQEVYVEDKFNTNVQTSKTEPSSTPVSPQQADTDGLEGAGSQMHGTNDDMDEDDQFAKRRKMDGGMDITPVIKPIREPRVVVQTVSEVDILDDGYKWRKYGQKVVRGNPNPRSYYKCTNAGCPVRKHVERASHDPKAVITTYEGKHNHDVPAAKNNNHEMTGSSPVTGNSRIRAGETNSLSLDLGVGTGYRLDNGNNGQLHTLHHQVQVSRSGMMLVQPAAVAARYGIVHSGMSRFGAIDNRVQGPSFETLPLQPSTQSLQNYGKILLGP from the exons ATGGAAGACTCTCACTCTCAGCAGCAGCAGCTGCACTCTACTTCCGAGCAACAACTCAGAGATGGAACAAACTCCTCCGGCGGCTTCCGTCACAACGCCGCCGGATCGAACGGCGGTGCTAAGTACAAGCTCATGACTCCTGCTATGCTTCCGATCTCTAGGTCCGCCTGTATCACCATACCTCCCGGTCTCAGTCCTTCCTCCTTCCTCGAATCTCCTGTTCTCCTTTCTAACATCAAA GCTGAGCCATCTCCGACTACAGGTTCCTTCTCCAAATTTCAAACAGTGCAAGGCTCTGGTGGGGCTGCTGCATTCTTATTGACAAGAGGTTATGCTAGTGGCAATACATACATTGAAAGAAAAGCAAGCTGCATTGAGTACAAATATGCCGGTGGATCTAGTTCTACATCAGGATCATTAGCAACTGAACATGTG ATTTCTACAGGTCTCAACCAACAACAAAATGAGCCATTGAAAGAAGTTCAAGATCAATGTCATCCTCAATTGTTAGTACCTTCATCTCTAGCTAAACACGAGATGGAAACATCAAAAGAACTGAGTTTATCTGCACCTATTAATGTTGATGCTTCATCAAAAGAAGAGAGTCTATATGAACCTATTAACGTCGATGCCATGAATCCGAGAGGTCAATCTAGTGCAAGCATGCAAGGATCACATGCAGATCATAAAGATGTATTATCCGTAACATCTGAAAGATCATCAGATGATGGGTATAACTGGCGAAAGTATGGCCAGAAACTTGTTAAAGGAAGTGAATTTCCGAGAAGCTATTACAAATGTACATATCCAAACTGCGAAGTGAAAAAGATATTTGAGCGGTCACCTGAAGGACAAATAACAGAGATTGTTTATAAAGGTTCTCATGATCATCCTAAACCCCAACTGAGCCGCCGATTTTCTCCTGGTGCTCTCATGTCTGTTCAAGAAGATAAATGTGAGAAAGAAGCGTGTTTCAGGGGTCAAGAAG TCTATGTAGAAGACAAGTTCAACACCAATGTCCAAACTAGTAAAACTGAGCCTAGTAGTACTCCCGTATCACCTCAGCAAGCGGACACTGATGGTCTTGAAGGAGCAGGGTCACAGATGCATGGCACTAATGATGATATGGATGAGGATGATCAATTTGCGAAAAGAAG GAAAATGGATGGTGGGATGGATATAACACCAGTGATTAAGCCTATCCGTGAACCACGCGTTGTTGTTCAAACAGTCAGTGAAGTTGATATATTGGATGATGGGTACAAGTGGCGCAAATATGGACAGAAGGTGGTCCGAGGCAATCCTAATCCTAG GAGCTATTACAAGTGCACCAATGCTGGATGTCCTGTCAGGAAACATGTGGAGAGGGCTTCTCATGATCCCAAAGCTGTTATCACCACATATGAAGGAAAACATAACCACGATGTACCCGCTGCAAAAAATAATAACCATGAAATGACAGGATCCTCGCCTGTAACTGGCAATTCAAGGATCAGGGCAGGAGAGACCAACTCACTTAGTCTGGATCTAGGCGTTGGTACTGGATATCGTCTTGATAATGGGAACAACGGGCAACTTCACACCCTCCATCACCAAGTTCAAGTTTCACGTTCTGGTATGATGCTAGTACAGCCAGCTGCAGTTGCAGCGCGCTATGGTATTGTACATAGTGGTATGAGCCGATTTGGAGCTATAGATAATCGTGTTCAAGGACCTAGTTTCGAAACTTTGCCTTTACAACCTTCTACTCAGTCTCTCCAAAACTATGGTAAGATACTTCTTGGCCCGTGA
- the LOC107025852 gene encoding scarecrow-like protein 21, translated as MRPSQNPEDINEFNRFYNQPIEYQESYFLPSVNNPNNNQSFYADVSALKLAQHCYVESSAGNSSELVSDSPPIVNFNPMMHQGSDSCRSDMHHSPDDTFQSSGNSSCYTSDVTDLKHKLRELETAMLGPDSESLESYNTIPVTAANQVSSESDKLVGMIEMMPSGDLKEVLIACAKAIAENNLITAEWLMSELRTVVSVCGSPIQRLGAYMLEGLVARLASSGSSIYKALRCKEPTSVELFSYMHLLYEICPYFKFGYLSANGAIVDAMKDENSIHIIDFQIAQGSQWITLIHALAARPGGPPRIRITGIDDSTSAYARGGGIEIVGRRLSSIAASCNVPFEFHPVSASCPDIEIEHLKVRPGEPLAVNFALVLHHMPDESVGTQNHRDRLLRMVKSLSPKIVTLVEQESNTNTAQFFPRFLETLNYYLSVFESIDVALPRDHKERINVEQHCLAREIVNILACEGAERVERHELLERWRSRFALAGFKPYPLSSSVNATIKTLLENYYQSYTLNERNGALYLGWMNRDLVASCAWK; from the coding sequence ATGAGGCCTTCTCAAAACCCTGAGGATATCAACGAGTTCAACAGATTCTATAACCAACCCATAGAGTATCAAGAATCCTATTTCCTGCCTTCCGTTAACAATCCGAACAACAACCAATCGTTCTATGCTGATGTCTCTGCCTTAAAACTCGCCCAACACTGTTATGTTGAATCATCCGCGGGAAATTCTAGTGAACTTGTTTCTGATTCACCTCCTATTGTTAATTTCAACCCCATGATGCACCAAGGTTCTGATTCGTGTCgttcagacatgcatcattctCCTGATGATACATTTCAGTCGTCGGGTAACAGTTCGTGCTACACTAGTGATGTTACTGACCTGAAGCACAAGTTAAGGGAACTTGAAACTGCAATGCTAGGGCCAGATTCAGAAAGCTTGGAATCATATAATACTATCCCTGTGACTGCAGCCAATCAAGTTTCATCAGAGTCGGATAAATTGGTTGGAATGATAGAGATGATGCCTAGCGGAGACTTGAAAGAAGTTCTAATTGCTTGTGCTAAAGCAATAGCGGAGAATAATTTGATCACAGCTGAATGGTTAATGTCAGAACTACGCACGGTGGTATCTGTTTGTGGGTCTCCGATACAACGTTTAGGTGCTTATATGCTGGAAGGTTTAGTTGCTAGATTGGCCTCCTCCGGAAGCTCCATCTACAAGGCCTTAAGGTGCAAAGAGCCTACTAGTGTCGAGCTATTCTCGTACATGCACCTGCTTTATGAAATCTGTCCATACTTCAAGTTTGGATATTTGTCAGCAAATGGCGCAATTGTTGATGCCATGAAAGATGAGAACTCGATTCATATAATCGATTTCCAGATTGCTCAGGGTAGCCAGTGGATCACCTTAATCCATGCTCTCGCAGCGCGGCCTGGTGGACCTCCAAGAATCCGCATCACAGGGATTGATGACTCTACATCAGCTTACGCCAGAGGAGGAGGGATTGAAATCGTAGGTCGAAGACTGTCAAGCATTGCTGCATCTTGCAATGTACCTTTCGAATTTCATCCCGTGTCTGCTTCTTGTCCAGATATTGAGATTGAGCATCTTAAGGTTCGTCCCGGGGAACCATTGGCTGTTAACTTTGCGCTCGTCTTGCACCATATGCCTGATGAGAGCGTTGGAACTCAAAATCACAGAGACAGACTTCTGAGGATGGTTAAAAGCTTATCTCCCAAGATTGTTACCTTAGTGGAGCAAGAGTCCAACACTAACACAGCCCAATTCTTCCCCAGGTTCTTGGAGACACTGAACTACTACCTATCTGTTTTCGAATCAATAGACGTGGCTCTACCTAGAGACCATAAGGAACGAATCAACGTTGAGCAACACTGCTTAGCCCGTGAAATTGTCAACATATTAGCATGTGAAGGGGCAGAGAGAGTGGAGCGACACGAGCTGCTTGAAAGGTGGAGATCACGATTTGCTCTGGCCGGGTTTAAACCATATCCGTTAAGCTCCTCAGTAAACGCTACTATCAAGACCCTGCTGGAGAATTACTACCAAAGCTATACGCTTAATGAGAGAAATGGCGCGCTCTATCTTGGCTGGATGAATCGAGATTTAGTTGCTTCTTGTGCATGGAAATAA
- the LOC107024237 gene encoding NADH-ubiquinone oxidoreductase 20.9 kDa subunit: MNTDITASAKPEYPVIDRNPPFTKTVGNFNTLDYLRLTTITGISVTVGYLSGIKPGIRGPSMVTGGLIGLMGGFMYAYQNSAGRLMGFFPNEGEVAKAKYKI, from the exons ATGAATACTGATATCACAGCATCGGCAAAGCCCGAATATCCAGTGATAGATCGAAACCCACCGTTTACTAAAACCGTCGGTAATTTCAACACACTCGATTACCTCCGGCTCACCACCATCACCGGGATTTCTGTCACCGTCGGATACCTCTCCG GAATTAAGCCAGGGATTAGAGGGCCATCGATGGTTACCGGAGGTTTGATTGGGCTAATGGGTGGTTTCATGTATGCTTATCAGAATTCAGCTGGCAGGCTCATGGGTTTCTTCCCAAATGAAGGAGAGGTAGCGAAAGCCAAGTACAAGATTTAA
- the LOC107025326 gene encoding zinc finger CCCH domain-containing protein 18-like isoform X1, translated as MEPSEATERVYEKIMKSESEHVAREIMCYIFFQQYTEQEMIRLALGPNTLIQNVIQKAKDTFNINSTPVFRSPSMTPDSIVDPAVRFTNFASTYPVSTPRCKPQLSDEHSYLPVIPYSSNEPPLQQFHQLEDTMYFGTLNYPSDYCYPEVPLIRRYRNSPSSFKFPKPCHYFNKGFCRNGDRCRYFHGPPSSENYPLTIDPNLCEKGDEDEVLSPGSLDKLELEITELLNDKNGNPVSIASLPMMYHVKYGRTLQAEGYLTESQRNGKAGYNLTKLIDRLKYVRLIERPHGQHSVVLAEDAAKYMDTHGVRSDPGPIVSDSCQIYLTFPAESTFTEEDVFAYFNTFGPVQDVRMPCQQKRMFGFVTFFSTDTVKMVLSTGNPHYVCGARVLVKPYREKSKLSERRHQERLDSSMYYHFDSRLQEKFKSPRMLRKHLMEEQILEHEATRLAQLQLSRKRMATPPYSGPPMDEINISQPEHSSHIIDVRDSVSPDEDNPENSESHYADDDSNQRIILPDSPFASTVVANSIAEFL; from the exons ATGGAACCTTCTGAGGCAACGGAACGTGTGTATGAAAAGATCATGAAATCGGAGTCTGAACATGTTGCGAGGGAGATTATGTGCTATATCTTCTTTCAACAATATACAGAGCAGGAAATGATTCGATTAGCGTTAGGCCCTAATACCTTAATTCAAAATGTGATCCAGAAAGCAAAAGATACATTCAACATAAACTCAACTCCAGTGTTCCGTAGCCCTTCTATGACTCCAGACAGTATAGTAGATCCAGCAGTACGGTTTACAAATTTTGCATCCACTTACCCTGTATCGACTCCTCGCTGCAAACCTCAACTCTCTGATGAACATTCTTATTTACCTGTAATTCCTTACTCCAGCAATGAGCCGCCGCTGCAACAGTTCCACCAGCTTGAAGATACAATGTACTTTGGGACTTTGAATTACCCAAGTGATTACTGCTATCCAGAAGTTCCCCTTATCAGGCGCTACAGAAATTCTCCAAGTTCGTTTAAATTTCCGAAGCCTTGCCACTATTTCAACAAAGGGTTCTGTAGAAATGGTGACAGATGTAGGTACTTTCATGGTCCTCCATCTTCCGAGAACTACCCACTTACGATTGATCCTAATCTTTGTGAAAAGGGTGATGAAGATGAAGTACTTTCACCTGGTTCCCTCGATAAATTAGAGCTAGAGATAACGGAGCTCTTGAATGATAAGAACGGGAATCCTGTTTCAATTGCATCCCTGCCCATGATGTATCATGTGAAGTACGGGAGAACACTCCAAGCGGAAGGGTATCTAACGGAGAGCCAAAGAAATGGTAAAGCTGGCTATAATTTGACAAAGCTTATTGATCGATTGAAGTATGTTCGTCTGATTGAAAG GCCTCATGGACAACATTCTGTAGTTCTGGCTGAAGATGCAGCTAAGTACATGGACACTCATGGTGTAAGAAGTGATCCAGGTCCTATCGTTAGTGATTCATGTCAAATATATTTGACATTCCCTGCTGAAAGCACTTTTACGGAGGAAGATGTTTTTGCTTACTTCAA CACTTTTGGGCCAGTTCAAGATGTACGAATGCCATGTCAGCAGAAACGAATGTTTGGATTTGTTACATTCTTCAGCACAGATACTGTAAAAATGGTTTTGTCAACCGGAAATCCACATTATGTGTGTGGTGCTCGCGTTCTTGTCAAACCTTACAGAGAGAAGTCTAAGCTATCTGAAAG AAGGCACCAGGAGAGACTGGATTCGTCAATGTATTACCACTTCGATTCTAGGCTTCAAGAAA AATTTAAGTCCCCTAGAATGCTACGGAAACATTTAATGGAAGAGCAAATTCTTGAACATGAGGCTACGCGACTTGCACAGCTGCAGTTATCGCGAAAACGCATGGCCACTCCGCCCTATTCTGGCCCTCCCATGGACGAAATTAACATTTCTCAAC CAGAACATTCCAGCCATATTATAGATGTTCGGGACAGTGTATCCCCGGATGAAGATAATCCCGAGAATTCAGAAAGCCATTATGCTGATGACGATAG CAATCAAAGAATCATCCTGCCAGACAGTCCGTTCGCATCAACAGTAGTAGCAAACAGTATAGCTGAATTTCTATAG
- the LOC107025326 gene encoding zinc finger CCCH domain-containing protein 18-like isoform X2: protein MEPSEATERVYEKIMKSESEHVAREIMCYIFFQQYTEQEMIRLALGPNTLIQNVIQKAKDTFNINSTPVFRSPSMTPDSIVDPAVRFTNFASTYPVSTPRCKPQLSDEHSYLPVIPYSSNEPPLQQFHQLEDTMYFGTLNYPSDYCYPEVPLIRRYRNSPSSFKFPKPCHYFNKGFCRNGDRCRYFHGPPSSENYPLTIDPNLCEKGDEDEVLSPGSLDKLELEITELLNDKNGNPVSIASLPMMYHVKYGRTLQAEGYLTESQRNGKAGYNLTKLIDRLKYVRLIERPHGQHSVVLAEDAAKYMDTHGVRSDPGPIVSDSCQIYLTFPAESTFTEEDVFAYFNTFGPVQDVRMPCQQKRMFGFVTFFSTDTVKMVLSTGNPHYVCGARVLVKPYREKSKLSERRHQERLDSSMYYHFDSRLQEKFKSPRMLRKHLMEEQILEHEATRLAQLQLSRKRMATPPYSGPPMDEINISQQHSSHIIDVRDSVSPDEDNPENSESHYADDDSNQRIILPDSPFASTVVANSIAEFL, encoded by the exons ATGGAACCTTCTGAGGCAACGGAACGTGTGTATGAAAAGATCATGAAATCGGAGTCTGAACATGTTGCGAGGGAGATTATGTGCTATATCTTCTTTCAACAATATACAGAGCAGGAAATGATTCGATTAGCGTTAGGCCCTAATACCTTAATTCAAAATGTGATCCAGAAAGCAAAAGATACATTCAACATAAACTCAACTCCAGTGTTCCGTAGCCCTTCTATGACTCCAGACAGTATAGTAGATCCAGCAGTACGGTTTACAAATTTTGCATCCACTTACCCTGTATCGACTCCTCGCTGCAAACCTCAACTCTCTGATGAACATTCTTATTTACCTGTAATTCCTTACTCCAGCAATGAGCCGCCGCTGCAACAGTTCCACCAGCTTGAAGATACAATGTACTTTGGGACTTTGAATTACCCAAGTGATTACTGCTATCCAGAAGTTCCCCTTATCAGGCGCTACAGAAATTCTCCAAGTTCGTTTAAATTTCCGAAGCCTTGCCACTATTTCAACAAAGGGTTCTGTAGAAATGGTGACAGATGTAGGTACTTTCATGGTCCTCCATCTTCCGAGAACTACCCACTTACGATTGATCCTAATCTTTGTGAAAAGGGTGATGAAGATGAAGTACTTTCACCTGGTTCCCTCGATAAATTAGAGCTAGAGATAACGGAGCTCTTGAATGATAAGAACGGGAATCCTGTTTCAATTGCATCCCTGCCCATGATGTATCATGTGAAGTACGGGAGAACACTCCAAGCGGAAGGGTATCTAACGGAGAGCCAAAGAAATGGTAAAGCTGGCTATAATTTGACAAAGCTTATTGATCGATTGAAGTATGTTCGTCTGATTGAAAG GCCTCATGGACAACATTCTGTAGTTCTGGCTGAAGATGCAGCTAAGTACATGGACACTCATGGTGTAAGAAGTGATCCAGGTCCTATCGTTAGTGATTCATGTCAAATATATTTGACATTCCCTGCTGAAAGCACTTTTACGGAGGAAGATGTTTTTGCTTACTTCAA CACTTTTGGGCCAGTTCAAGATGTACGAATGCCATGTCAGCAGAAACGAATGTTTGGATTTGTTACATTCTTCAGCACAGATACTGTAAAAATGGTTTTGTCAACCGGAAATCCACATTATGTGTGTGGTGCTCGCGTTCTTGTCAAACCTTACAGAGAGAAGTCTAAGCTATCTGAAAG AAGGCACCAGGAGAGACTGGATTCGTCAATGTATTACCACTTCGATTCTAGGCTTCAAGAAA AATTTAAGTCCCCTAGAATGCTACGGAAACATTTAATGGAAGAGCAAATTCTTGAACATGAGGCTACGCGACTTGCACAGCTGCAGTTATCGCGAAAACGCATGGCCACTCCGCCCTATTCTGGCCCTCCCATGGACGAAATTAACATTTCTCAAC AACATTCCAGCCATATTATAGATGTTCGGGACAGTGTATCCCCGGATGAAGATAATCCCGAGAATTCAGAAAGCCATTATGCTGATGACGATAG CAATCAAAGAATCATCCTGCCAGACAGTCCGTTCGCATCAACAGTAGTAGCAAACAGTATAGCTGAATTTCTATAG